A window of the Streptomyces luomodiensis genome harbors these coding sequences:
- a CDS encoding VOC family protein, producing MALHRLQSLTVGVPDVAGAADYYADFGLEQVAPGRFATVEGGEQFFLEHSPTRRLLGMAVAADDGDDLDRIAANLDRLHLPCERDAGTLRTREPIAGISVEVRVAPRLTRATVAATPYNGPGRPDRAGTRAPVLSRTGPVRPLALGHVVIGSVEQESTQRFFTDGLGFKVSDVVPGTAAFLRCSTDHHNVLVQQAPLNFLHHTSWQVTDVDEVGRGATRMLAEHPERHVWGLGRHHIGSNFFWYLKDPAGNFSEYYADMDCIVDDQLWTPRSFEGMQALYTWGPPPPPSFLAPEDLAALMTGAHTANV from the coding sequence ATGGCATTGCACAGGCTTCAGTCACTCACCGTCGGAGTGCCGGATGTGGCCGGGGCGGCCGACTACTACGCCGACTTCGGACTCGAGCAGGTGGCACCCGGGAGGTTCGCCACCGTCGAGGGCGGTGAGCAGTTCTTCCTCGAGCACTCCCCCACCCGGCGGCTGCTGGGGATGGCGGTCGCCGCCGACGACGGCGACGACCTGGACCGGATCGCCGCGAACCTGGACCGGCTCCACCTGCCGTGCGAACGCGACGCCGGCACCCTGCGCACCAGGGAACCCATCGCCGGTATCTCGGTCGAGGTCCGTGTCGCACCCCGGCTGACCCGGGCCACCGTCGCGGCCACCCCGTACAACGGCCCCGGACGCCCGGACCGCGCCGGCACCCGGGCGCCCGTACTCTCCCGCACCGGCCCGGTCCGGCCCCTGGCCCTGGGCCACGTCGTCATCGGCTCGGTGGAGCAGGAGTCGACCCAGCGGTTCTTCACCGACGGGCTCGGCTTCAAGGTCAGCGACGTCGTCCCCGGCACGGCCGCGTTCCTGCGCTGCTCCACCGACCACCACAACGTCCTGGTGCAGCAGGCGCCGCTGAACTTCCTGCACCACACCTCGTGGCAGGTGACGGATGTCGACGAGGTGGGCCGGGGCGCCACGCGCATGCTCGCCGAGCACCCGGAACGCCATGTGTGGGGACTCGGCCGCCACCACATCGGGTCGAACTTCTTCTGGTACCTGAAGGACCCGGCCGGCAACTTCAGCGAGTACTACGCCGACATGGACTGCATCGTCGACGACCAGCTGTGGACGCCGCGCTCGTTCGAGGGCATGCAGGCGCTCTACACCTGGGGGCCTCCGCCCCCGCCGTCGTTCCTCGCCCCCGAGGACTTGGCCGCGCTGATGACCGGCGCCCACACGGCCAACGTCTGA
- a CDS encoding class I SAM-dependent DNA methyltransferase has protein sequence MTELQTLRATRESYDAIAHTYAQLFNDSLRDRPLERALLSAFAELVRADGDGEVADLGCGPGYVTAHLRGLGLNAFGVDASPVMVELAREANPGLRFEVGSMAALDIEDGTLGGVLSRWSVIHTPPQDVPVVLAEIARVLAPGGHLLIGFPATDGPHQETQAYDHAVTTAYRWCPDRLAALLREHGLAEAARTVIEPKPTDQRQFQEVQLLARKA, from the coding sequence GTGACCGAACTTCAGACCTTGCGTGCCACCCGTGAGTCCTACGACGCCATCGCACACACCTACGCCCAGCTGTTCAACGACTCCTTGCGCGACCGTCCCCTGGAGCGGGCCCTGCTGAGCGCCTTCGCGGAGCTGGTGCGGGCGGACGGCGACGGCGAGGTCGCGGACCTCGGCTGCGGGCCGGGGTACGTCACAGCTCACTTGCGCGGGCTGGGCCTGAACGCCTTCGGCGTCGACGCCTCCCCGGTGATGGTCGAACTCGCTCGCGAGGCGAACCCCGGACTGCGGTTCGAGGTCGGCTCGATGGCCGCGCTGGACATCGAGGACGGCACGCTGGGCGGGGTGCTCTCGCGGTGGTCCGTCATCCACACCCCGCCGCAGGACGTTCCCGTCGTCCTGGCCGAGATCGCCCGGGTCCTGGCTCCCGGCGGGCACCTGTTGATCGGCTTCCCCGCCACCGACGGCCCCCACCAGGAGACGCAGGCCTACGACCATGCGGTGACAACGGCCTACCGCTGGTGCCCCGACCGTCTCGCCGCGCTCCTGCGTGAGCACGGATTGGCTGAGGCAGCCCGTACGGTGATCGAGCCGAAGCCCACCGACCAGCGGCAGTTCCAAGAGGTCCAGCTCCTCGCCCGCAAGGCGTAG
- a CDS encoding fumarylacetoacetate hydrolase family protein: protein MRTTTRAGRMCLVTGEAVIDVEQASAGRFPADPLTVFEEWDAFRSWAAGLEPTGVQPPAGPDGGVSPTPRQVFAIGLNYRDHAEEAGLALPESPSVFTKFATALTGPDTRLRLPGGRVDWEAELVVVMGRRAEHVAPKDAWSYVAGLTVGQDYSERGVQSVGPVPQFSLGKSFPGFAPTGPVLVTPDEFADPDDLAIECLVNGESVQKSRTSSMVFPVPELIARLSAVCPLLPGDLIFTGTPSGVGHARTPQRYLRPGDEVVTRIEGIGQLRQTCVAA from the coding sequence ATGCGGACGACGACCAGAGCAGGACGGATGTGCCTGGTGACCGGAGAGGCGGTGATCGATGTCGAGCAGGCCAGTGCGGGCCGGTTCCCGGCTGATCCGCTGACCGTGTTCGAGGAGTGGGACGCGTTCCGGTCCTGGGCCGCCGGACTGGAGCCCACGGGTGTCCAGCCGCCGGCGGGGCCGGACGGCGGTGTCTCGCCGACACCGCGGCAGGTGTTCGCGATCGGGCTGAACTACCGCGACCATGCCGAGGAAGCCGGCCTGGCGTTGCCCGAGTCCCCGTCGGTCTTCACCAAGTTCGCCACGGCCCTCACCGGCCCGGACACGCGGCTGCGGCTGCCCGGCGGCCGCGTCGACTGGGAAGCCGAGTTGGTGGTGGTGATGGGGCGCCGGGCGGAGCACGTCGCGCCCAAGGACGCCTGGTCCTACGTGGCCGGGCTGACCGTGGGCCAGGACTACTCCGAGCGCGGGGTGCAGTCCGTGGGCCCCGTGCCGCAGTTCTCGCTCGGCAAGTCCTTCCCCGGATTCGCGCCGACCGGCCCGGTGCTGGTCACCCCCGACGAGTTCGCCGATCCGGACGATCTGGCGATCGAGTGCCTCGTCAACGGGGAGAGCGTCCAGAAGTCCCGGACCTCTTCGATGGTCTTCCCCGTCCCGGAACTGATCGCCCGGCTGTCCGCGGTGTGCCCGCTGCTGCCGGGCGACCTGATCTTCACCGGCACCCCCTCAGGCGTCGGACACGCCCGCACCCCCCAGCGCTACCTGCGGCCGGGAGACGAGGTCGTCACCCGTATCGAGGGCATCGGACAGCTCCGGCAGACCTGCGTCGCCGCCTGA
- a CDS encoding MFS transporter, whose protein sequence is MSTPAFARRGGRSSPGGSSPAGTALAVGLAVMTLEGFDLVAFGATTPLLLDYRPWHLSVAFVGLLGSLTPIGMLIGSLLVGQFTDRFGRRRTTLISIGVVSAGMFACAVAPIPPLFGAGRFVVGLGVGAIYPAMSPLIFELAPARRKNLFSGIVQCGTAVGGSFAALVANTALTGRSFHLEYLVGGIAGLLLLPMAFAWLPESAEYHRAVSASAPVPDSRGGWLVLKPPYLGTTVMFCAMAALSFLLIFGVNTWLPQLMQTADYPLQDSQTFLVLLNLGATVGGLAMALLADRAGSRGPITACFLLGAAAIIAMSARLPLPVLYAIVVIGGCGAVGVQGLINVYIARSYPVTMRAGAVGVALGVGRLGAIAGPTLGGWILAAGLQPRWNFVSFAVPAVLGAVLTLAAGGRALLHQGRSAPSPRAKEPTAGHTP, encoded by the coding sequence TTGAGCACACCAGCGTTCGCCCGCCGGGGCGGCCGATCGTCCCCGGGGGGTTCGTCGCCGGCCGGCACCGCGCTGGCCGTCGGCCTGGCCGTGATGACACTGGAGGGTTTCGACCTTGTCGCCTTCGGCGCGACGACACCCCTGCTGCTGGACTACCGTCCCTGGCACCTCTCCGTCGCCTTCGTCGGCCTGCTCGGCAGCCTCACCCCCATCGGCATGCTCATCGGCTCCTTGCTGGTCGGCCAGTTCACCGACCGGTTCGGCCGGCGCCGCACGACGCTGATCAGTATCGGGGTGGTCAGCGCCGGGATGTTCGCCTGCGCCGTGGCCCCGATTCCGCCGCTGTTCGGCGCGGGCCGATTCGTCGTCGGGCTCGGTGTCGGTGCGATCTATCCGGCGATGAGCCCACTGATCTTCGAACTCGCCCCGGCCCGACGGAAGAACCTGTTCTCGGGGATCGTGCAGTGCGGGACCGCCGTCGGCGGTTCGTTCGCGGCCCTTGTCGCCAATACCGCGCTGACCGGGCGCAGCTTTCATCTGGAGTACCTGGTCGGCGGCATCGCCGGTCTGCTTCTGCTGCCCATGGCCTTCGCCTGGCTGCCCGAGTCCGCGGAGTACCACCGGGCGGTCAGCGCGTCGGCCCCGGTCCCTGACAGCCGCGGTGGGTGGCTCGTGCTCAAGCCGCCCTACCTCGGCACCACCGTGATGTTCTGCGCCATGGCGGCCCTGTCGTTCCTGCTCATCTTCGGCGTGAACACCTGGCTGCCGCAGCTGATGCAGACCGCGGACTATCCGTTGCAGGACTCACAGACCTTCCTCGTCCTGCTGAACCTCGGCGCCACCGTCGGCGGGCTCGCCATGGCGCTGCTGGCCGACCGTGCCGGATCACGCGGGCCGATCACGGCCTGTTTCCTCCTCGGAGCCGCTGCGATCATCGCCATGAGCGCCCGGCTTCCGCTGCCGGTGCTCTACGCCATCGTGGTCATCGGCGGCTGCGGCGCGGTCGGGGTCCAGGGACTGATCAACGTGTACATCGCGCGTTCCTACCCGGTGACCATGAGGGCCGGCGCGGTGGGCGTCGCGCTCGGTGTGGGCCGCCTCGGCGCCATCGCCGGCCCGACGCTCGGCGGCTGGATCCTCGCGGCCGGCCTCCAACCCCGGTGGAACTTCGTCTCCTTCGCCGTCCCCGCCGTCCTCGGTGCGGTCCTCACCCTGGCCGCCGGCGGACGAGCACTCCTCCATCAGGGCCGTTCCGCTCCTTCGCCGCGCGCCAAGGAGCCGACGGCCGGACACACACCTTGA
- a CDS encoding acetoacetate--CoA ligase yields MSTQRPDWTPTPQAVERARITDFARFAARRAGSDLSGDYHALWAWSVDDVNGFWAAVWDYFRLPERPAGPALAAEALPGSVWFPGSTLNYTAEVFRDRTGTDTAVITVTEDTGPVAITWDELRRDVASLAQALTELGVRRGDRVVGYLPNGAQAIVAFLATASLGATWAVCGQDYTAAAAEARFAQLRPTVLIAATDCRHGGKHIDRRADVQALRDALPTLTATIVVGDGTPAVPGALPWSALTAHDAELAPVPVPFDHPLWVVFSSGTTGRPKGIVHGHGGVVLEQLKNLGLHLGLRAGDRLLWHTTPSWMMWNVLVAGLLLGATAVCYEGSPTYPATDALWRLAARLEVNVLGTSPGYLAACRTAGVRLADHHPASLERLGVTGSAFPADLQHWVAGELGPRTQVVCTSGGTDVVTAFLGAAPTTPVRAGELSAPCLGVAVEAFGPDGRPVRGEVGELVVLRPMPSMPLYFWDDPDGSRYRGAYFDVYPGVWRHGDWITITGHGSVIMHGRSDATLNRHGVRMGSSDIYGPVERLEEIAEALVVGVEQDGGGYWMPLFVTTTDGTDLDDALREKIRDAIRHGASPRHVPDEIIQAPGIPHTRTGKKLEVPVKRLLRGDPPHTVADPGSVDRPELIDWYARTGAAHRMRNGPAAGSVTPRSPNG; encoded by the coding sequence GTGAGCACACAGCGGCCGGACTGGACCCCGACACCACAGGCCGTCGAGCGCGCCCGGATCACCGACTTCGCGCGGTTCGCCGCGCGGCGCGCCGGATCGGACCTGAGCGGTGACTACCACGCGCTGTGGGCGTGGTCGGTCGACGACGTGAACGGCTTCTGGGCCGCGGTGTGGGACTACTTCCGCCTGCCCGAGCGCCCGGCGGGGCCCGCGCTCGCGGCCGAGGCGCTGCCGGGAAGCGTGTGGTTTCCCGGCAGCACGCTGAACTACACGGCCGAAGTCTTCCGCGACCGGACCGGCACCGACACCGCCGTCATCACGGTGACCGAGGACACCGGCCCGGTGGCCATCACCTGGGATGAACTGCGCCGTGACGTCGCCTCACTCGCGCAGGCGCTCACCGAACTCGGCGTGCGCAGGGGTGACCGGGTGGTGGGATACCTGCCCAACGGCGCGCAGGCCATCGTGGCCTTCCTCGCCACCGCGAGCCTGGGCGCGACCTGGGCGGTGTGCGGGCAGGACTACACCGCCGCCGCGGCCGAGGCGCGGTTCGCCCAGCTCCGCCCGACCGTGCTGATCGCCGCGACCGACTGCCGCCACGGCGGGAAGCACATCGACCGCCGCGCCGATGTGCAGGCCCTGCGCGACGCACTGCCGACCCTCACGGCGACCATCGTGGTGGGAGACGGGACACCGGCGGTGCCCGGTGCCCTCCCGTGGTCCGCGCTCACCGCGCACGACGCCGAACTGGCCCCCGTACCCGTCCCGTTCGACCATCCGCTGTGGGTCGTGTTCTCCTCGGGCACGACGGGACGGCCGAAGGGCATCGTGCACGGGCACGGCGGAGTCGTGCTCGAGCAGCTCAAGAACCTGGGCCTGCACCTGGGCCTGCGCGCCGGGGACCGCTTGCTGTGGCACACCACACCGAGCTGGATGATGTGGAACGTCCTGGTGGCCGGCCTGCTGCTGGGCGCCACAGCCGTCTGTTACGAGGGCAGCCCGACGTATCCCGCCACCGACGCGCTCTGGCGGCTCGCGGCCCGCCTGGAGGTGAACGTCCTGGGCACCAGCCCCGGCTACCTGGCGGCCTGCCGCACGGCCGGTGTGCGGCTCGCCGACCACCACCCGGCCTCGCTCGAGCGCCTGGGGGTCACCGGCTCGGCGTTCCCCGCCGACCTGCAGCACTGGGTCGCCGGCGAGCTCGGGCCCCGGACGCAGGTGGTGTGCACCAGCGGCGGCACCGACGTGGTCACCGCGTTCCTCGGCGCCGCACCCACCACACCGGTCCGGGCCGGTGAGCTGTCCGCCCCCTGCCTGGGCGTGGCCGTGGAAGCGTTCGGCCCGGACGGCAGGCCGGTGCGGGGCGAGGTGGGAGAGCTGGTGGTGCTCCGGCCGATGCCGTCGATGCCGCTGTACTTCTGGGACGATCCGGACGGCTCGCGCTACCGCGGCGCCTACTTCGACGTCTACCCCGGGGTATGGCGGCACGGTGACTGGATCACCATCACCGGCCACGGCTCGGTGATCATGCACGGCCGGTCCGACGCGACGCTGAACCGCCACGGCGTACGCATGGGAAGCAGCGACATCTACGGCCCGGTGGAGCGGCTCGAGGAGATCGCGGAAGCCCTCGTCGTCGGGGTCGAGCAGGACGGCGGCGGCTACTGGATGCCGCTGTTCGTCACCACCACCGACGGCACCGACCTCGATGACGCGCTGCGCGAGAAGATCCGCGACGCCATACGCCACGGCGCTTCCCCCCGCCACGTCCCCGACGAGATCATCCAGGCCCCCGGCATACCGCACACCCGCACCGGCAAGAAACTCGAAGTTCCCGTGAAACGTCTGCTGCGCGGAGACCCCCCGCACACCGTGGCCGACCCCGGCAGCGTCGACCGACCCGAGCTCATCGACTGGTACGCCCGTACCGGCGCCGCCCACCGCATGCGCAACGGCCCCGCTGCCGGCTCCGTTACGCCCCGGTCGCCGAACGGCTGA
- a CDS encoding amidohydrolase family protein, whose product MTYIALEEAFIIPELFARQPSTPQKIRVSDQYAKDCWRRLADFEEHRLPEMDAHGIDIQVLSLSVPGIQADTDAGAVDNARFANDHLARTIARHPTRFMGFAALPLQDPAAAVTELERCVEQLGFRGALVNDHTQGRYLDDRAYGELWSALEELRVPLYLHPGSLPQDDWHVMRGRPEMYGASWSWQAETGGHAMRLIYGGVFDRHPGATLILGHLGEFLPFQRSRFDSRYRSLQVDAPLERMPSQYFGSNILITTSGVLAPEAVQAAVLTIGADAVMFAIDYPYESTAEAVASIEKCDLSPEVKEKIAHLNARRVLGI is encoded by the coding sequence ATGACCTACATCGCGCTGGAAGAAGCGTTCATCATCCCGGAGCTGTTCGCGCGCCAGCCCTCGACACCCCAGAAGATCCGGGTCAGCGACCAGTACGCCAAGGACTGCTGGCGCCGCCTGGCCGACTTCGAGGAGCACCGTCTTCCCGAGATGGACGCGCACGGCATCGACATCCAGGTCCTGTCGCTGAGCGTCCCCGGCATCCAGGCCGACACCGACGCCGGCGCCGTCGACAACGCCCGGTTCGCCAACGACCACCTGGCCCGGACCATCGCCCGCCACCCGACCCGCTTCATGGGGTTCGCCGCCCTGCCCCTACAGGACCCCGCCGCCGCCGTGACCGAGCTCGAACGCTGCGTGGAGCAGCTCGGCTTCCGGGGAGCGCTGGTCAACGACCACACGCAGGGCCGGTACCTGGACGATCGCGCGTACGGGGAGCTGTGGAGCGCACTGGAGGAGCTGCGTGTGCCGTTGTACCTCCACCCCGGCTCACTGCCCCAGGACGACTGGCACGTGATGCGCGGGCGGCCCGAGATGTACGGGGCCAGCTGGAGTTGGCAGGCGGAAACCGGCGGCCACGCCATGCGGCTGATCTATGGCGGAGTGTTCGACCGGCACCCCGGTGCGACCCTGATCCTCGGGCACCTCGGCGAATTCCTGCCGTTCCAGCGCTCCCGCTTCGACTCGCGCTACCGCTCGCTCCAGGTCGACGCGCCGCTTGAGCGGATGCCGTCACAGTATTTCGGGAGCAACATCCTGATCACCACGAGCGGGGTACTGGCCCCGGAGGCCGTGCAGGCCGCCGTGCTGACCATCGGGGCCGACGCGGTCATGTTCGCGATCGACTACCCGTACGAGTCCACCGCCGAAGCGGTGGCCTCGATCGAGAAGTGCGACCTTTCGCCCGAGGTGAAGGAGAAGATCGCCCATCTCAACGCCCGGCGCGTGCTGGGCATCTGA
- a CDS encoding NAD(P)-dependent oxidoreductase yields MRIAVLGASGRTGGTLVDQALERGHEVVALVRTPAKVTVPAPRQVEIRQTDVTAPQSFPDLTDVDVAISAIGIGKGDGPGALVAGARRLAAANVRTVWLGALGSGVSSRSGGLIYAGVMRMFVGSELAEKAEADDIALNAGATVFHAPDVTDGPLSPTRRTVPLAELRRPLLPPRISRTTLAALLLDEAETGKHGNGIVVPLS; encoded by the coding sequence ATGCGCATCGCAGTACTCGGAGCCTCGGGCCGCACCGGCGGCACGCTCGTCGACCAGGCGCTGGAGCGCGGACACGAGGTCGTGGCCCTGGTCCGCACACCGGCCAAGGTCACCGTGCCCGCGCCGCGTCAGGTCGAGATCCGGCAGACCGACGTCACCGCCCCGCAGAGCTTTCCCGACCTGACCGACGTCGACGTGGCCATCTCGGCCATCGGCATCGGCAAGGGCGACGGCCCAGGCGCGCTGGTCGCCGGGGCCAGGAGGCTCGCCGCGGCGAACGTCCGCACAGTGTGGCTCGGAGCACTGGGCTCGGGCGTGTCGAGCCGGTCCGGCGGGCTGATCTACGCGGGGGTGATGCGGATGTTCGTCGGCTCGGAACTGGCCGAGAAGGCCGAGGCCGACGACATCGCCCTGAACGCCGGCGCCACGGTGTTCCACGCCCCGGACGTCACGGACGGCCCCCTCAGCCCCACCCGCCGCACCGTGCCGCTGGCGGAGCTGCGGCGACCGCTGCTGCCGCCCAGGATCTCCCGCACCACGCTGGCCGCGCTGCTGCTGGACGAGGCGGAGACGGGCAAGCACGGCAACGGCATCGTCGTACCCCTCAGCTGA
- a CDS encoding SMP-30/gluconolactonase/LRE family protein encodes MKTYAAGMRWGEGPRWQRGALWLSDTQGGKLWTDHDGPWRGIPLDAVPNGLWFLPDGRLVGAMMHERRIGVWTGERFAPYADLSAVATGPLGDMVGDPHGNLYVDDVGFAAHAGEPPRPGRLVRVAADGSVGVAAEDVEFPNGLAFVDDGRTLLVAETTRQRLTAFTVADDGTLTNRRTYADLAHLVGGDARPDGIWATRDGVWVATTTGHTLALVRENELVTSVDTGRLLPIACCGDGGNRLFVTLADTQGLPLGEAMAAKAVRTTVALLETTKAGNAG; translated from the coding sequence GTGAAGACGTACGCGGCCGGGATGAGGTGGGGGGAAGGTCCCCGCTGGCAGCGCGGTGCGCTGTGGCTGTCCGACACGCAGGGCGGGAAGCTGTGGACCGACCACGACGGTCCCTGGCGGGGCATCCCGCTGGACGCGGTCCCCAACGGCCTGTGGTTCCTGCCGGACGGGCGGCTGGTCGGCGCCATGATGCATGAGCGGCGCATCGGCGTGTGGACCGGTGAGCGGTTCGCCCCCTACGCGGACCTGAGCGCGGTGGCCACCGGTCCGCTCGGCGACATGGTCGGCGACCCGCACGGCAACCTGTACGTGGACGATGTCGGCTTCGCCGCGCACGCCGGTGAGCCGCCGAGGCCGGGCCGGCTGGTGCGCGTCGCCGCGGACGGATCGGTAGGCGTGGCCGCCGAAGACGTCGAGTTCCCCAATGGCCTGGCCTTCGTCGACGACGGCCGCACCCTGCTCGTCGCCGAGACCACCCGGCAACGGCTGACCGCCTTCACCGTCGCCGACGACGGGACGCTGACCAACCGGCGCACCTACGCCGACCTCGCCCACCTGGTCGGCGGTGATGCCCGGCCGGACGGGATCTGGGCGACACGGGACGGCGTCTGGGTGGCCACCACGACCGGGCACACCCTCGCCCTGGTCCGGGAGAACGAGCTGGTCACCTCGGTGGACACCGGGAGGCTGCTGCCGATCGCGTGCTGCGGCGACGGCGGGAACCGGCTGTTCGTCACCCTCGCCGACACCCAGGGCCTCCCGCTGGGCGAGGCCATGGCCGCGAAGGCGGTGCGCACGACGGTCGCGCTGCTGGAGACCACGAAGGCGGGGAACGCCGGGTGA
- a CDS encoding bifunctional 3-(3-hydroxy-phenyl)propionate/3-hydroxycinnamic acid hydroxylase → MNTYDVAVVGCGPVGLTLARLLAMKGLRVAAIDPNRLVCHHPRATHLDDEIMRLLQTLGAQDMEQRFLRQTAWTLHREDGQPFLQQTLSEEESDQGWRTDYQFHQPDFESRLRGLLAADANVDLWFGWTVSAIEQTDTAVRLTLLDRSTGAETTLTAGYAVGSDGANSFVRQAMNAEVEDLHGTQRSLIIDVHPFEHPAQLPADSGFILCRGKRPVTYLPIFPPMLRFEFMLLDEDDAAQLEQPRSVYGLLGRWLEPGSYRIMRTDTYQWHARLVHGWRSGRLLLAGDAAHQMPPMLGQGMCSGMRDAANLAWKLAAVVKGESPSALLDTYESERAPHVRPYIEESARQSNLIEALGTGAVPEPNGTQTVKRFRPPLAPGLVAQPGAATGQLSPQPRGVNGERLDDVSGYGFTVVGSPEVTSAVSEEVRQMWHRLGVVVVPETGPAVDRWLAAHSAAAAIIRPDRYTFALAADTAELEQATRDLARTASIQEVGV, encoded by the coding sequence ATGAACACCTACGACGTCGCCGTCGTCGGCTGCGGCCCGGTGGGGCTGACCCTCGCACGGCTGCTGGCGATGAAGGGTCTGCGGGTCGCCGCCATCGATCCCAACCGGCTCGTCTGCCATCATCCGCGCGCCACCCATCTCGACGACGAGATCATGCGCCTGCTGCAGACCCTCGGCGCGCAGGACATGGAACAACGGTTCCTGCGCCAGACCGCCTGGACACTGCACCGGGAGGACGGGCAGCCCTTCCTCCAGCAGACGCTGTCCGAGGAGGAGTCGGACCAGGGGTGGCGCACCGACTACCAGTTCCACCAGCCGGACTTCGAGTCGCGGCTGCGGGGCCTGCTCGCGGCCGACGCGAACGTGGACCTCTGGTTCGGCTGGACGGTCAGCGCGATCGAGCAGACGGACACAGCGGTGCGGCTGACGCTGCTCGACCGGTCGACCGGAGCCGAAACCACTCTCACGGCCGGCTACGCCGTCGGCTCGGACGGCGCCAACTCCTTCGTCCGGCAGGCGATGAACGCCGAGGTCGAGGACCTCCACGGCACTCAGCGCTCCCTCATCATCGACGTCCACCCCTTCGAACACCCCGCACAGCTCCCAGCGGACAGCGGATTCATCCTGTGCCGGGGGAAGCGGCCGGTGACCTACCTGCCGATCTTCCCGCCGATGCTCCGCTTCGAGTTCATGCTGCTCGACGAGGACGACGCCGCACAGCTGGAACAACCGCGGTCGGTGTACGGCCTGCTGGGCCGCTGGCTGGAACCGGGCAGCTACCGGATCATGCGCACCGACACCTACCAGTGGCACGCCCGGCTCGTGCACGGCTGGCGGTCCGGCCGCCTGCTGCTCGCCGGCGACGCCGCCCACCAGATGCCGCCCATGCTCGGCCAGGGCATGTGCTCCGGGATGCGCGACGCCGCGAACCTGGCGTGGAAGCTCGCCGCCGTCGTGAAGGGCGAGAGCCCCTCAGCGCTGCTCGATACCTACGAAAGTGAGCGCGCCCCGCACGTGCGCCCCTACATCGAGGAATCCGCCCGGCAGTCCAATCTGATCGAAGCGCTCGGTACGGGCGCGGTTCCCGAGCCGAACGGAACGCAGACGGTCAAGAGGTTCCGGCCGCCGCTGGCACCGGGCCTGGTCGCCCAGCCCGGCGCCGCCACCGGACAGCTGAGCCCGCAGCCGCGCGGTGTGAACGGGGAGCGGCTGGACGATGTGAGCGGTTACGGCTTCACCGTTGTGGGGAGCCCGGAGGTGACCTCCGCCGTGTCCGAGGAGGTGCGGCAGATGTGGCATCGGCTCGGCGTGGTGGTCGTCCCGGAGACCGGACCGGCCGTCGACCGCTGGCTGGCCGCCCACTCGGCGGCCGCGGCGATCATCCGTCCGGACCGTTACACCTTCGCGCTGGCCGCCGACACCGCGGAACTGGAGCAGGCCACCCGCGACCTGGCGCGGACGGCATCGATACAGGAGGTGGGCGTGTGA
- a CDS encoding TetR/AcrR family transcriptional regulator produces MSPQERSAPRRRNPRGQGQVLKAQLVDAAAKLLATLDQPETLTLRQVAREVGVAPASIYSHFPDLSALIQHVLRLRYEELARLMDEAAQPTASPLADLVARCAAYVRWGVDQPGHYRTLFGGRMPADLVPGAAHGAGAELLGAVVASLAAAATGERKRSAADQRWQAGLMLWTALHGLVSLYNDHGAIAWPPLDDLITDLISVHTGRPAAEIAALLTQCQG; encoded by the coding sequence GTGTCGCCTCAGGAGCGGTCCGCTCCCCGGCGCCGTAATCCGCGCGGGCAGGGACAGGTGCTCAAGGCCCAGCTCGTGGACGCCGCGGCCAAGCTGCTGGCCACCCTCGATCAACCGGAGACGCTGACGCTCCGGCAGGTCGCGCGTGAGGTCGGCGTGGCGCCGGCCAGTATCTACAGCCACTTCCCCGACCTGAGCGCACTGATCCAGCACGTGCTGCGGCTGCGCTATGAGGAACTGGCCCGGCTGATGGACGAGGCCGCGCAGCCCACCGCGAGCCCACTGGCCGACCTCGTCGCCCGGTGCGCGGCCTACGTGCGCTGGGGAGTCGACCAGCCCGGCCACTACCGCACCCTCTTCGGCGGCCGGATGCCTGCCGACCTCGTCCCTGGCGCGGCCCACGGTGCCGGGGCCGAGCTGCTCGGCGCCGTCGTCGCCTCCTTGGCGGCCGCGGCCACCGGGGAGCGGAAGCGGTCCGCGGCGGATCAGCGGTGGCAGGCCGGACTCATGCTCTGGACCGCCCTGCACGGTCTGGTCAGCCTCTACAACGACCACGGCGCCATCGCCTGGCCGCCCTTGGACGACCTGATCACCGATCTGATCAGTGTGCACACCGGCCGGCCGGCGGCCGAGATCGCGGCCCTGCTGACCCAGTGCCAGGGGTGA